Proteins encoded within one genomic window of Brevinematales bacterium:
- the mazF gene encoding endoribonuclease MazF: MGKPIPEDKLAAKSGSYIPDRGDIVWLMFNPRSGHEQSGHRPALVISPKAYNAKTGLALFCPITTKIKGYPFEIRVNAGDKINGAVLCDQVKSLDWRARDARFITAAPGDIIAGVIGFINLLINE, from the coding sequence ATGGGGAAACCGATACCGGAGGACAAGTTGGCAGCGAAATCTGGTAGCTATATCCCCGACAGGGGCGATATCGTTTGGCTCATGTTCAATCCGCGGAGCGGGCACGAACAGTCAGGGCATCGTCCCGCATTGGTCATTTCCCCGAAAGCGTATAATGCAAAAACGGGACTCGCGCTGTTCTGTCCTATCACCACGAAAATCAAGGGATATCCGTTCGAGATCAGAGTTAACGCGGGAGATAAAATAAACGGAGCCGTACTTTGCGACCAAGTAAAAAGTCTCGACTGGCGTGCGCGTGACGCGAGGTTTATCACCGCCGCGCCGGGAGATATTATCGCCGGAGTAATCGGGTTTATAAACCTTTTAATCAATGAGTGA
- a CDS encoding AbrB/MazE/SpoVT family DNA-binding domain-containing protein → MKSAVQKWGNSLAVRIPANYAKDVRIQEGSAVEVTVEENRIVIIPETKGSRLEEMLSRIDENNLHGETDTGGQVGSEIW, encoded by the coding sequence ATGAAATCGGCAGTGCAGAAATGGGGAAACAGTCTTGCCGTGAGAATTCCCGCGAATTACGCGAAGGATGTGCGGATTCAGGAAGGGTCGGCTGTAGAGGTGACGGTCGAGGAAAACAGGATAGTCATCATCCCTGAAACAAAGGGCAGCCGACTGGAAGAAATGCTCTCCCGCATCGACGAGAATAACCTGCATGGGGAAACCGATACCGGAGGACAAGTTGGCAGCGAAATCTGGTAG